TACTACGGGCTCAATGAAGAAGGAAAGGGGGATGAGAAGCCACAGTCCCTGGATCCCTGTGACATTAACGGGCCGCACTTTGACCCAGAGCACTACCTAAACAAGGTGAGAAGAACACTGACCTCATTAAGAAGTGCCACTTCTCTTATTTTTGTTAAGCTATTTTCCATCATGTGTTCCAATTCAGCTTCGACGAGAATGCTCTCTTTCCGAGTTGATGGACCATGAGACCTGCATGGTCAAGCAGATCCGTTCTTTGGATAGTGACATGCAGACGCTAGTATATGAAAACTACAATAAATTCATATCAGCTACAGGTGAGAGAATTCACTTCCATCCTCAAGTTCTTTATCCAATTCCAAAATATCTTCTCGCCTATCTTTCTCAAGATACCATCAGAAAGATGAAGAATGATTTCAAAAAGATGGAGGACGAAATGGACTGTCTGTCTGCAAACATGGCGGCGATCACTGATTTTAGTGCTCGCATCAGTGGTACCCTTGAAGACCAGCATGCTCAGATTACAAAACTCTCAGGTGACCTGATCTTGTTTTGTAGTCATGGGAAAGGAGGATTTCGCTTCAGATTTCTTTCAGATggcctctagatggcactgttggttaaaaaaaaatactaataataataatgcaatttTGAACCTTCATTTTCCCAACTGTTTTGTTGAGTCGCTTcatattgttttgtttatacCTTCCTTAGGGGTCCACACATTGTTAAGAAAATTGCAGTTTCTATTTGAACTGCCCGCCAGGTTAAACAAATGCTTGGAGCTGCAAGCTTACTCTCAAGCAGTGAGCTCCCACCGACGTGCTCGTTGCGTGCTGCAGCAATACAGCCACATGCCTTCCTTCAAGGGCATTCAGGATGACTGTCATGCCATCATGGACAAGTTGGCGCAGGAGCTGCGTCAGAAGTTCAGGTCAGTTTGGTTGATGCTGATGTGACATGGTGGCAGAAGACCAAAGCAGCATATGTTGTTTTGCTCACAGGGACGGTGGCTCGAGTGCTAAAGACTTATCAGAGTGTGTGGAGCTCCTGTTGCAGTTGGATGAGCCAGCAGAAGAGCTGTGTGAAAAGTTCCTGAGCCACGCCGGTTCTCGCCTGGAGTCGGACCTGCAGGGCCTGGAAGCTGAGATTAAGCCGAGCCCGCCTGCATCAGCAGCAAAAACTGCTTTGGCGCGCAAGCCTTCACCTGGCGCCACCGCCGGGTCGCCCAAAACAAGCGCTCTTCGTTCTCCCTCCTCCAACACCGACATCCTGGAGTTCATTGACAGAGGCTGCAATGAGTTTGTCAGCAGCTTGTGTTTGGTCATTACGTCATATCAAGAACTTTTCATCAACCACGCTCAGACGGGCGAGCTGGCATCCAAGAATATTCCTCAGATGGCAAAGAGTAAGCTGCACGCCTTCGTGGATGAGCTGGCCACTCGCTATTTCTCGCTTGTGGAGCGAAGGATCCAAGAGGAAAAGGGGGTGGCGGATAACTCCCTCTTGGTCCATGCTCTTGACCGATTCCATCGCAGACTCCAAGCTGTGGCCAAGCTGCTGCCGGGCTCCTCGGTGCCCAACCAAGGCACCGAGATTGTGATCCGCGCAGCGACCGAGCGAGTCAAGCAGTACCTGGCCGCGCTCCAGAACTTCTACATGGACAGCTTGACGGACGTGAGGCAGGCCCTGGCGACGCCTCGACTCTCGCTGGCCGCTCCGGGGGCCGGCTCTCATCTCGGCGGCCCGGCTTCTGGCAGAGATGGCTCAACCAGCCTCCCGGACCTGCTGTCCTCCCTGTCAGCTTCCATCTTAAATCAGATTAAGTCTGTGTTGGCGTCTGTGCATCTGTTCACAGCCAAGAACATCACGTTCTCCAACAAGCCGTACTTCAAGGTCAAAAAATGTCTCAAACTTGTCGAAGAACATTCTCATGGTGATTGTTTCTAATGCTTTTATATCTTCTCGCAGGGGGAATTTTGCTACCAGGGCGTCCGCGAGAGCCTGGTTGTGAGTTTCATCAAGTTTGTATGCCAGTCGTCTCGTCAGTTTTGCGAGAGCGCAGGAGACAAAGGAGGCTCCACCCCGCCGGCCCTCCTGTTGCTCCTTTCCCGACTCTGCTTAGACTACGAAACCTCCACAATCTCTTACATCCTCACTCTTACCGATGAACAATTCCTGGCGCAGGTAGAAGCTGtctgttgaatgtttttttaattgaactcAACTCTGAGCCAAATGTTTCCTTTGGTGTACATTTTCAGCACCACAGTCCGGTAACGGCAGTCACTGCTCTATGCGCGGAAGCCAGGGAGGCAGCACAGAAACTACTCAACCATTACGTTAAGGTAGTACCTCGTGCTAGTTGGGGAATCGGATGACTTCATGCATCCAGTTTGTGTTCATACTTGCAGGTCCAAGGCCTTATTATTTCCCAGATGCTTCGAAAGAGTGTTGAAACACGAGACTGGGTCAACACGATCGAACCCCGAAATGTGCGTGCGGTGATGAAGAGAGTTGTTGAGGACACCACCTCCATTGACGTGCAGGTGACATATATGGCCTCGAAAGGAGATTTAATGTTCATGCAGACCTTTTACAGCTGATGTTTTGTCTTAGGTGGGGCTTCTCTATGAGGAAGGTGTGAGGAAAGCGCACAGTAGTGACTCCAGCAAAAGGACGTTCTCGGTCTACAGCAGCTCAAGGCAGCAAACTCGCTATGCCGCAAGCTACACACCAAggtttgaatttctttttgatGATGATGTAATGTTTATGACTTTTTTACTTTCTCTTGCTTTTAGAGAGCTTTAACTCTGAGCAATCATTAAATGTAAAGAAGGAATTGACACCCCTTCAAAATGTTAATTGCCCTTATTAATAGTTTTAATTTGTGAATGTACACTACAATGTTCCCCAAAACAGTTTAGTATCATTTGAAACAAATCTTAAAACATTAATTTTGATGAGGGTTGTAAATGTTTTCttagttttttattattaattgttATTACAAGTGCGTATGTACATGCCCCCATGGCCAAAACACCtttgtaatttttaaaaaaatgtttctgtTTGATTCTCTGCAGCGCTCCCATGGACACCAATCTGTTGAGCAACATACACAAGCTGTTTTCTGAGCGCATTGACATCTTCAGCTCAGTGGAGTTTAATAAGGcaagtgctcttttttttttttttttttttatcacagtcACTCAAACAGTCACTCAAACTCTCATTCTTCCTCCGTTGCAGGTCTCAGTCATGACGGGAATCATCAAAATCAGCCTAAAGACATTCCTGGAGTGCGTCCGGTTGCGTACTTTCGGACGCTACGGGCTGCAGCAAATCCAGGTCGACTGTCACTACCTGCAGATGTACTTGTGGCGTTTTGTGTCTGACGAAAACCTCGTACATTTCCTGCTGGATGAGATAGTCGGAAGCTCTGCCCACCGCTGTCTGGATCCTGCTCCGATGGAGCAGAGCGTCATTGAAGTTATCTGTGAACGAGGTTAAAAGCTTAAAGCTTAACTTAACCACAGCATTAACACCACTACCTGATATTATCAAACACTGGAATTTTACTGTTTTGTTGAGTGTACTGATAAATGTTACTTGTAGCATGAAAACATTCATTAGGCATTCATAGCATATCAGTGTGCTCATACAGTAAAAAAAGTCTTGATTAGACAAATGTACAtaataaaaatatgaataaaatgatTATCCATCCTCTCAACCATTGTCTGATGTGATATGGTCAAAGATGTGTTTATATTATCACAAACCATGAAGCTTTAAAGAAAGGTTTGAAAATGTTGCACAAATgttattcctgggggggcgcgtgtgaccctgggggaacaggctttttttttggcagtactataTAAagtataaagtgtaattgcgcgtttactacagcagggggcagtggcgctctcattgttacttctgtcacgtttgcgacagtgcaacattttacgacttacaagacaagttagggtagtcacggtggggagggggggcgcgaatagttttcttcttgctaggggggggcgtaacagaaaataattgagaagcactggtttaaataaaggttaaccaaaaaaaaaaaaaaaaaaaaaaaaaaaagtgaaccctgaactttgaacccgcggtgacccccgGTGACCCCGCGgcgaccccgtggtgaccccgtggtgacccctgggtgacctttgaaccctgaactttcaactctagttgaaactcgaaaatgtgcacatgaccccgtgaactttgaaccgacctttgacccctgggtgaactttgaaccgacctttgacccctgggtgaactttaaaccgtaaactttgacctttgacccctagctaattacgttttttttttttttttaaaccggcatagcagaacgatccatggtcttcagatgccgcgctgtcgccatctcctggtcagttagtgaaatgcttttgctgtttttttttctctcaattaaaacaaatcaattagccagttggttttctttatttaatatctattatcagacaaaaccaaattgtgaatcagtcacctaggcaatagcagaacaaacaatccatggtcttcagatgccacgctgtcgccatctcctggtcagctagtgaaatgcttttgctggttttttttccctctcaattaaaacaaatcaatcagccagttggctttctttatttaatatctgatatcagacaaaaccaaattgtgaatcagtcacctaggctatagcagaacaaacaatcgatggtcttcagatgccacgctgtcgccgtctcctggtcagctagtgaaatgcttttgctgtttttttccctctcaattaaaacaaatcaatcagccagttggttttctttatttaatctctgatatcagacaaaaccaaattgtgaatcagtcacctaggccagtgcttctcaaatagtaacATTTCCCTTTGCACATGTGTTTCGTGGCCAGACTCCATGTATTCTAGGATGAATGACAACTAGCTTTCTCTTGTGATATagacatttttaataataaatacagaGGGACTAGAGATGGAAGCGGAGTGAGTTCTGCCCCGGACTTTGTCAGGGTAATGGGAAATGACCTGGTGGCATCCTCGCCGATCGCCCACCGAAGGGATCGCTTTGGCAAGGATGCCCGTGTACGCTATAGGCGGCGTCAGTTCACTGCAGTCCCCTCACAAGAGCATGGTGACGGGCTTCTCCAGGAACTTCCGGAACTCGGCGAGCCACTGCGCGCCCACAGCGCCATCCACCACTCGGTGGTCACAGCTCAGCGTCACAGACATCATGCTGGCCACGTcaaaactgaaaagaaaaatatgtacAGCGATTTTTTAATACAGCTTTGAAATCTgttgatacccccccccccccacacacacacaaattcaacTTGACATGTACCCTCTTT
The Syngnathus typhle isolate RoL2023-S1 ecotype Sweden linkage group LG15, RoL_Styp_1.0, whole genome shotgun sequence DNA segment above includes these coding regions:
- the vps51 gene encoding vacuolar protein sorting-associated protein 51 homolog, whose product is MSQPLIAMEADASASEDPGRKRRVHGMLKLYYGLNEEGKGDEKPQSLDPCDINGPHFDPEHYLNKLRRECSLSELMDHETCMVKQIRSLDSDMQTLVYENYNKFISATDTIRKMKNDFKKMEDEMDCLSANMAAITDFSARISGTLEDQHAQITKLSGVHTLLRKLQFLFELPARLNKCLELQAYSQAVSSHRRARCVLQQYSHMPSFKGIQDDCHAIMDKLAQELRQKFRDGGSSAKDLSECVELLLQLDEPAEELCEKFLSHAGSRLESDLQGLEAEIKPSPPASAAKTALARKPSPGATAGSPKTSALRSPSSNTDILEFIDRGCNEFVSSLCLVITSYQELFINHAQTGELASKNIPQMAKSKLHAFVDELATRYFSLVERRIQEEKGVADNSLLVHALDRFHRRLQAVAKLLPGSSVPNQGTEIVIRAATERVKQYLAALQNFYMDSLTDVRQALATPRLSLAAPGAGSHLGGPASGRDGSTSLPDLLSSLSASILNQIKSVLASVHLFTAKNITFSNKPYFKGEFCYQGVRESLVVSFIKFVCQSSRQFCESAGDKGGSTPPALLLLLSRLCLDYETSTISYILTLTDEQFLAQHHSPVTAVTALCAEAREAAQKLLNHYVKVQGLIISQMLRKSVETRDWVNTIEPRNVRAVMKRVVEDTTSIDVQVGLLYEEGVRKAHSSDSSKRTFSVYSSSRQQTRYAASYTPSAPMDTNLLSNIHKLFSERIDIFSSVEFNKVSVMTGIIKISLKTFLECVRLRTFGRYGLQQIQVDCHYLQMYLWRFVSDENLVHFLLDEIVGSSAHRCLDPAPMEQSVIEVICERG